TGCGAAAGTAACAATGCACATACTCTCTCAATACAGGGCAGGGGGTCGGGGGGCAGTTGTCTTAACAAccctctgaatgtgtgtgaacagaaaaaaaaatcttaaagcgTGTTGTTCTGCACACGCCTCGACCTTTAATGACCTTAGCTTATGTTTCTCAATCGCGTTCACTCTACTGTCACATGTGTGTTGGTGAAGCTGAACATAAGGAGCCCGTGTCTCGCGAAACATTGCGTAACCCTTCACGACATGTTGCACAGGCATTCCCAGGATCCCGTACCTACCCAGTGCTGGGCCCGGAGATGTCATGTGTTTCAGACACTACAACGCAGAGGAGGTAGGTgcgacacgcacacacacacaagtcaagGCGACGTGCGCGGCGTGGGGGACACGAGCCTTGCGGTCTTGTTAAGGCCCGCGTACCGCACGCCGTGCCCGAGGCGGGGTGGTGTTATGGGTAAACCCGGCCGGAGTTCAGTGTTCCTGTGTGCAGGTGCTGATGGGGAGGACGATGGAGGACTGGCTGAGGTTCTCAGTCTGCTACTGGCACTCCTTCTGCGGAACTGGTACCGTAACAGCTGACCCAACACTCACACCAATCACCAGTCATCACGCCGTCTGTGGTAGTGGCTAAAGGGAGGGTTGCATATTCAGGCTTTGTTTAATAAATACTGTGTACTGTACGCgccagtaaacacacacagcagttgtAGCTGTTCTCAGACCCTTGACAGGTTTCGGCTGTATAGCTTCTTATTTATCTTACTTCCAATTCTTTGTTTAAAGTGAGCTCAACAGATGATATCTCTTTTTTTGAATGGGTGTCTTCTTTTTTTAGGGGCTGATCCTTTTGGGTTTCCGACGCTCCACCGGCCCTGGAATGCAGGGACTCCTATGGAGTCAGCCAAGAGGCGACTCTGTGCTGCTTTTGAGTTTTTCACCAAGCTTGGGGTGAGGGAATCAACCAGATTTTAAGTATTGAAGTTAGATTTCCACATAGCTAATCAGAATGAACAGtagttactgtatatatatatcctttgtgacctctgcttgttttttcgCAGGTTAAATACTACACATTTCATGACAGGTAAATTGACCagatgtctttttatttttcctttaatcacaGGTCATTCATTTCTGTAGGCTTACTGTGTTATCTTGCTTTCACTCTTACCAGACAAAGTTCTGGGAGAGTAGAGTAGAAAACAATTATCTGGGCTTGCATAATCACACTACATATATTTTACATGACGTTGAATAATGgtttcattttagaaaataaataaataatctatCGAGTGCTAGAAGGATGTCATATCGGTGTACAAATCTTTAGGGCATAAAAACCTTGATATTTACACCCTACGTCATCCACCTCTCCTGTGCAATGTGCCTTTCATAGTATCTAAAACTAACACAATCTAGAGAAGACGGGTATGATTAGAGATTGCTCCGAACAAAGTCCAGAGCTGTCCTCTTGTTTCCTACAGAGACATGGCCCCTGAGGGCTCCACGCTGAAGGAGTCCAACGTGAATCTGGATGAAATAACCGACCTGGCCCTCCAGCTGCAGAGCCAGACTGGAGTCAAGGTGCTCTGGGTCACCTGCAACCTCTTTTCCCACCCAAGGTCAATATTTGTACACGGATCCTTAGAAAACCTGGTGTTCGAAGCTGTCTTCCTAAAGCTGTGTTTCAGCAGGGCAAGAGGCTGTTTGCCCAAATCTGAGAAAAATCTTGATGTAGAAATTTCGTATGTAAACTCTACTTGACAGGTATATGAATGGTGCAGCCACCAACCCTGACTGTCATGTTCTGGCCTACGCTGGTGCTCAGGTCAAGAAGGGGCTGGATATTGCCAAGAAGTTGGGTGCAGAAAATTTTGGTACGAGGGGCTTGACACTGTCACCTTGTGTAAATGTAGAATATCGACATGTTTCTTTGAAAATTCCTCACTGtaaccagtcagtcagttgcTTGTCTTCTCAGTGTTttggggaggaagagaaggttTTCTTTCCATCCATAATACGGATGTTGCTGCCGAACTGAAGCACATGGCCAGCTTCTTCAACATGGCTGTTAGTAAGTGTTGCCGTGACTGTAGAGCTGATTCTAAATCTGGGTGTCGGTCAGTCGGTGTTGTGCGTTGTGTCACGgttacagtatgtttgtcaCCAGAGTACAAAGAGAAGATCGGGTTAAAGTGTCAGTTTCTAATTGAACCAAAGCCTAAGGAGCCCTGCAAACACCAGTATGATTATGGTAAGGCTTTGCAAGTTTCAACAAAGCAAATGTGCTTTTTGATCTTACAGTTACAGTGATCCATGATAAACAATATGTCCCTGTCCCTGTTTCCTTCAACAGATGCTATGAGTGTTATAGGATTCCTTAAGCATTATGGTCTGGAGAGTCACTTTAAGTTGAACATTGAGCCCAACCACACCACCCTGGCAGGACACTCCTACGAACATGATATTGTCATGGCCTCTGCGTGAGAAATTGCAGAATGTTGCTGCGTCACAATTTTGGCACATCCACAGCATCCACCACTAATGACAGTTTTACCCCGCTACATGTTCTCTCTCGTCCTTGCTTGCTGGTGGACAGGTTTGGCATGCTGGGCTCGGTTGACTCAAACACTGGCTCTCCTGACCTGGGGTGGGACACAGATCAGTTCCCCATGGACATCAGGAACACCACCTTGGTCATGAAGGTGAGCTTTAGTTTGTAACAGGAGTTTATTGCCAGTGATGTTTCTGAAGGTGCTAGCTTTAGTTAACATTTGTAATATACTTAGCAAAGCTTGGTTAGACTAAACATTTGGTTGAAGCAGtataaattgatatttttggccacttggaggaGAACAGTTGCCTATTTGCACATCCGGCAGGCACGGAGCaatatttggcatttctttgaagtcatgtttctggctaGATGGCTAATTGAAGTCTAAATATTCACTCTTtctgctttggtctccaccagctcctcagaaaaatatgtgactttttagcagctaaatgctccacccCGTTCACCAACTAACATTGTTTGTCTGGACAGACCACATCGGTTTTAGCTGagcttttttgtttaaaacagcGGCCTTCCGTGGCTGTAAACAAGGGTCATGAAAGTGGAGCAGGAAAACCCAACAAGCAAAAAATTAGCCGAAGAGGCTAAAAAACTCtctagagctgaggggaaataCAGAATCGATGAGAAACCTCCGTGTTTGTCGCTATGAACGACTCCTTTCACGTACACTTAATaatttgatctattgttaacataaaaatattgattagtgcagctttaatgttcaTAAAATTGTCTATTGAAAGTAATCTCTGGCTCATAAATCATCACACATATTACCACCTTTTGTAAAATATGTTAGACTTTTGAATTAAATGCTTTGGCTTACTCTAGTAGCGCTGCATCAACTGTACAAGATAAGTTTAGATGAGAACGGAGACTGAACAGAGATCAGTTATCCTTCAGTGTCTGATCTTTTCCAGACCATCATTGAACAAGGTGGTCTGCAGCCAGGAGGCCTGAACTTTGATGCTAAGGTGCGCAGAGAGTCCACAGACCTGGAAGACCTGTTCATAGCTCACATCGGAGCCATGGACGCCTTTGCAAGAGGACTCAGGAATGCTGTACGCATCATTGAGGACGGGATTATCACTGGCATGGTGAAGGTGGGTGTACAGCTCCTTTTAAATTCACCGGTAAAATACAGTGGATTTTACTTTTCACGAACAATTATTAGGAAACATGCTACATTCTGTTTTCTGCATAAGTGGTTATGTCTGATTTTAACAGGAGCGATACTCAAGCTTCAGTCATGGCTTTGGACAGAAAGTGGAGGATGGTTCTGCCACTTTAGAGGAGATGGAGGTAAGACTCCACTGGAGCTCTTCAGTGGGATTTATactaaatgtataaaatatcagaGACTTGCTTGATGAGCTACCAAAGTTTTTGCACAATCATTTTAACTGTCTCACTGCAGAACACTGTCTACTTCTCTATCTATCTCTTCCTTTCTATAGAAGAAAAATAGCTACGACATGACATAAATTGAGTGGAAATttaagggagagaggaggatcCCGAAATTAAAAGGTTCTGATGTTTCTTATTTCAGGCTTTCGTCAGCCAGAATGGTGAACCCACAGTCACATCAGGGAagcaagaaaaatatgaatccaTCTTTAATCACTACATATAGTCAAAACGTTACCTTCCCCGAGTCTACAAATGATGACCTTCAAAAGGAGCTGGTGATGAAACACTGGTGAGCAGATCAAACACAGTGTTAAAATGTAGAGCTCTTTATTAATCCCACTGGGATTAATAATTTCTGCACTGCATGACTGCAGTCG
This sequence is a window from Xiphias gladius isolate SHS-SW01 ecotype Sanya breed wild chromosome 22, ASM1685928v1, whole genome shotgun sequence. Protein-coding genes within it:
- the LOC120783600 gene encoding xylose isomerase-like isoform X3, whose product is MAAQEEFFAGIPRIPYLPSAGPGDVMCFRHYNAEEVLMGRTMEDWLRFSVCYWHSFCGTGTVTADPTLTPITSHHAVCGADPFGFPTLHRPWNAGTPMESAKRRLCAAFEFFTKLGVKYYTFHDRDMAPEGSTLKESNVNLDEITDLALQLQSQTGVKVLWVTCNLFSHPRYMNGAATNPDCHVLAYAGAQVKKGLDIAKKLGAENFVFWGGREGFLSIHNTDVAAELKHMASFFNMAVKYKEKIGLKCQFLIEPKPKEPCKHQYDYDAMSVIGFLKHYGLESHFKLNIEPNHTTLAGHSYEHDIVMASAFGMLGSVDSNTGSPDLGWDTDQFPMDIRNTTLVMKTIIEQGGLQPGGLNFDAKVRRESTDLEDLFIAHIGAMDAFARGLRNAVRIIEDGIITGMVKERYSSFSHGFGQKVEDGSATLEEMEAFVSQNGEPTVTSGKQEKYESIFNHYI
- the LOC120783600 gene encoding xylose isomerase-like isoform X2, with the protein product MAAQEEFFAGIPRIPYLPSAGPGDVMCFRHYNAEEVLMGRTMEDWLRFSVCYWHSFCGTGADPFGFPTLHRPWNAGTPMESAKRRLCAAFEFFTKLGVKYYTFHDRDMAPEGSTLKESNVNLDEITDLALQLQSQTGVKVLWVTCNLFSHPRYMNGAATNPDCHVLAYAGAQVKKGLDIAKKLGAENFVFWGGREGFLSIHNTDVAAELKHMASFFNMAVSKCCRDCRADSKSGCRSVGVVRCVTVTVCLSPEYKEKIGLKCQFLIEPKPKEPCKHQYDYDAMSVIGFLKHYGLESHFKLNIEPNHTTLAGHSYEHDIVMASAFGMLGSVDSNTGSPDLGWDTDQFPMDIRNTTLVMKTIIEQGGLQPGGLNFDAKVRRESTDLEDLFIAHIGAMDAFARGLRNAVRIIEDGIITGMVKERYSSFSHGFGQKVEDGSATLEEMEAFVSQNGEPTVTSGKQEKYESIFNHYI
- the LOC120783600 gene encoding xylose isomerase-like isoform X4, whose protein sequence is MAAQEEFFAGIPRIPYLPSAGPGDVMCFRHYNAEEVLMGRTMEDWLRFSVCYWHSFCGTGADPFGFPTLHRPWNAGTPMESAKRRLCAAFEFFTKLGVKYYTFHDRDMAPEGSTLKESNVNLDEITDLALQLQSQTGVKVLWVTCNLFSHPRYMNGAATNPDCHVLAYAGAQVKKGLDIAKKLGAENFVFWGGREGFLSIHNTDVAAELKHMASFFNMAVKYKEKIGLKCQFLIEPKPKEPCKHQYDYDAMSVIGFLKHYGLESHFKLNIEPNHTTLAGHSYEHDIVMASAFGMLGSVDSNTGSPDLGWDTDQFPMDIRNTTLVMKTIIEQGGLQPGGLNFDAKVRRESTDLEDLFIAHIGAMDAFARGLRNAVRIIEDGIITGMVKERYSSFSHGFGQKVEDGSATLEEMEAFVSQNGEPTVTSGKQEKYESIFNHYI
- the LOC120783600 gene encoding xylose isomerase-like isoform X1, whose amino-acid sequence is MAAQEEFFAGIPRIPYLPSAGPGDVMCFRHYNAEEVLMGRTMEDWLRFSVCYWHSFCGTGTVTADPTLTPITSHHAVCGADPFGFPTLHRPWNAGTPMESAKRRLCAAFEFFTKLGVKYYTFHDRDMAPEGSTLKESNVNLDEITDLALQLQSQTGVKVLWVTCNLFSHPRYMNGAATNPDCHVLAYAGAQVKKGLDIAKKLGAENFVFWGGREGFLSIHNTDVAAELKHMASFFNMAVSKCCRDCRADSKSGCRSVGVVRCVTVTVCLSPEYKEKIGLKCQFLIEPKPKEPCKHQYDYDAMSVIGFLKHYGLESHFKLNIEPNHTTLAGHSYEHDIVMASAFGMLGSVDSNTGSPDLGWDTDQFPMDIRNTTLVMKTIIEQGGLQPGGLNFDAKVRRESTDLEDLFIAHIGAMDAFARGLRNAVRIIEDGIITGMVKERYSSFSHGFGQKVEDGSATLEEMEAFVSQNGEPTVTSGKQEKYESIFNHYI